In one window of Desulforhabdus amnigena DNA:
- a CDS encoding gamma-glutamyltransferase family protein, which produces MRSFGKNGSQNRPFTGNVQGFRAAIATEHFLSAQAGMDILKQGGNAFDAAAAATLVESVVNPHMFTLGGECPMVLYVADRQKVVSVNGNTQAPQKATIEAYQARGLELIPPDGVLAAGVPAALSALVEMLVHYGSLPFETVAEPAFLMARDGFPAHEGLVGMPRFSLEANREKFLEHYPNTAAVYLNADGSVPHPGQKISNAPLARFLSILMEEARRAAGGGREAGLRAVKEAFYLGDMAREVERFVQERDGYLNMQDLAAFETFLEEPASTRFRDAIVFKCGPWSQGPVFLQLLNLLDGFDLEGFGHNSTDYLHLWTEAAKLAYADREQYYADPRFVDVPLKELLSREYNAKRRKLIDMERASALHRPGDPRRGDSLLSREEVFQRGNWGFGTVHIAVADSRGNLAALTPSGGWISANEVIPALGFPLTSRLQTFYLEPRHPNVIAPGKRPRTTLSPSLAFYRGHPWMAFGTMGGDQQDQWTSQFFLNRLVFRMSVQEAIEAPKITCDHIPGSFYPHDAFPKSISLEGRIAPGVAEELKRRGHVIKRGDDWSAGYICAVSRDEEGLLQAGADPRGQKGSVFPACALAW; this is translated from the coding sequence ATGCGAAGTTTTGGGAAAAACGGCAGTCAGAATCGTCCCTTTACCGGCAACGTTCAAGGATTTCGAGCTGCTATCGCCACAGAGCATTTTCTTTCCGCTCAAGCCGGCATGGACATCCTGAAACAGGGAGGCAACGCATTCGATGCCGCCGCTGCGGCGACGCTGGTGGAAAGTGTCGTCAATCCCCACATGTTTACCCTTGGGGGCGAATGTCCCATGGTCCTCTATGTTGCAGATCGACAAAAAGTGGTCTCCGTCAACGGCAATACCCAGGCCCCCCAAAAAGCCACGATCGAAGCCTACCAAGCGAGGGGGCTTGAGCTGATTCCTCCCGATGGAGTTCTGGCAGCCGGGGTTCCCGCTGCCCTTTCAGCCCTAGTGGAAATGCTCGTCCACTACGGCTCCCTTCCCTTCGAAACCGTCGCCGAACCCGCTTTTCTCATGGCCCGCGACGGGTTCCCCGCCCATGAGGGGCTGGTGGGTATGCCACGCTTTTCACTGGAAGCAAACAGGGAGAAGTTTCTCGAGCATTACCCCAACACGGCCGCAGTATATCTCAATGCGGACGGATCAGTACCGCACCCGGGTCAAAAGATAAGCAACGCACCACTGGCCCGGTTCTTGAGCATCCTGATGGAAGAGGCCCGGCGGGCTGCAGGCGGGGGGAGAGAGGCCGGGTTGAGGGCGGTCAAGGAAGCCTTTTACCTGGGAGACATGGCAAGAGAGGTGGAGCGCTTCGTTCAGGAGCGGGACGGCTATTTGAATATGCAGGATCTCGCCGCATTCGAAACCTTCCTGGAAGAACCCGCATCCACTCGGTTCCGGGACGCAATCGTTTTCAAATGCGGCCCATGGTCTCAGGGGCCAGTGTTCCTGCAGCTCTTGAACCTGCTGGACGGCTTCGACCTGGAAGGATTCGGGCACAATTCCACGGATTATCTGCACCTCTGGACCGAAGCGGCCAAACTGGCTTACGCCGACCGGGAACAGTATTACGCGGACCCGCGGTTTGTGGATGTTCCTCTTAAAGAACTGCTGAGCCGCGAATACAACGCAAAGCGTCGGAAGCTCATCGACATGGAGCGTGCGAGCGCTCTTCACCGGCCTGGAGATCCACGAAGGGGAGATTCTCTCCTGTCCAGGGAAGAGGTTTTCCAACGGGGAAACTGGGGGTTCGGCACGGTCCACATCGCCGTCGCCGACAGCAGGGGAAACCTGGCGGCCTTGACTCCCAGTGGAGGATGGATTTCTGCAAATGAAGTGATTCCCGCCCTGGGCTTTCCCCTCACTTCCCGTCTTCAGACCTTTTATCTGGAACCCCGGCATCCCAATGTGATCGCCCCCGGCAAGCGGCCCAGAACCACCCTCAGCCCTTCCCTCGCATTTTACCGGGGGCATCCATGGATGGCTTTTGGAACCATGGGTGGAGACCAGCAGGACCAGTGGACCAGTCAATTTTTCTTGAACCGCCTTGTCTTCAGAATGTCCGTTCAGGAAGCCATTGAGGCCCCCAAAATCACATGCGATCACATTCCGGGGTCGTTTTACCCTCATGACGCTTTTCCGAAAAGCATCAGCCTGGAAGGACGTATTGCCCCCGGGGTTGCGGAAGAACTCAAGCGCCGGGGGCACGTAATCAAGAGGGGAGACGATTGGAGCGCCGGCTACATTTGTGCGGTTTCCAGAGATGAAGAGGGACTGCTGCAAGCCGGAGCCGATCCGAG